In Haematobia irritans isolate KBUSLIRL chromosome 1, ASM5000362v1, whole genome shotgun sequence, a genomic segment contains:
- the LOC142231474 gene encoding uncharacterized protein LOC142231474 codes for MKSMNLLPVNVHIPTHHITTSSSLLDLIFVNKKDKILNYDQLNGSGFSRHDILFLKYNVASPNTVEKISYRAFNKINYHSLETDIIQTNWDEIYYHITVDDKLKCLTNNIQKLYDRHVPLITKVVRHNMRPWFSNEAKQLIQQRDYLYKQWKRYKTSSLHLQYKSAKRAVVAKINCDKKSYYLNRFTSAVGAKGTWREIRNIGAMETTQSLNDIDVEQLNYQFTNINVPDIETNFYNGDNTTNYCRNEFNFQCVLESDVYANIMRIKSNSTGCDDLSPKFIKLILPSILRHVTHLLNHIITTRCFPKEWKCAKIIPIPKSNTEYRPIAILPFLSKVLERILHCQIFEFICHHKLLTDHQSGFRPKNSCVTALLEVIESIREGLDKNQVSILVLLDHSKAFDSVHHPTLCQKLANMFNFSAISIELMESYLCGRYQYTVQGDRCSSCIATGKGVPQGSILGPLLYTMYSNDLPQQVQHSNIRMYADDVQLYASCDITFLNDYVAKISDDLSSIHRWAKGNGLSLNPKKSKMILIRKHLTEDATYARFPIDQRYQKDNL; via the exons ATGAAATCTATGAATCTTTTGCCTGTAAATGTCCACATTCCTACACATCACATAACTACGTCAAGCTCATTAttagatttaatttttgttaacaaaaaagacaaaatattaaattatgatCAACTGAATGGGTCTGGATTCTCGAGACATGATATACTCTTCCTGAAATACAATGTTGCTAGCCCGAATACGGTTGAGAAAATCTCTTATCGGGCTTTCAACAAAATTAACTACCATTCTCTGGAAACTGACATCATTCAAACAAACTGGGACGAAATTTATTATCATATAACAGTTGATGATAagttaaaatgtttaacaaacaACATACAGAAACTATATGACCGACATGTCCCCCTCATCACAAAGGTTGTGAGGCATAATATGAGACCTTGGTTTTCGAATGAAGCTAAGCAACTTATTCAACAACGGGATTATTTATACAAGCAGTGGAAAAGGTATAAAACTTCATCTCTTCATTTGCAGTACAAATCGGCCAAAAGGGCAGTGGTGGCCAAAATAAACTGTGATAAAAAGTCTTATTACCTAAATAGATTTACAAGTGCTGTTGGCGCAAAAGGAACCTGGCGAGAGATACGTAACATTGGGGCTATGGAAACGACACAAAGCTTAAACGATATAGATGTCGAACAGCTAAATTATCAGTTTACTAATATAAATGTGCCAGATATTGAAACCAATTTTTACAATGGTGACAATACAACAAACTACTGtagaaatgaatttaatttccaATGCGTTCTCGAGAGTGATGTGTACGCAAATATCATGAGAATTAAATCAAATTCAACTGGGTGTGATGATTTAAGCCCAAAATTCATTAAGCTTATATTGCCATCCATATTAAGACATGTAACGCATTTATTGAACCACATAATAACCACAAGATGTTTTCCCAAAGAATGGAAATGTGCAAAAATTATTCCCATACCTAAATCTAATACTGAATACAGGCCAATAGCCATACTGCCATTCTTATctaaagtattagaaagaatacTACATTGTCAAATATTTGAATTCATCTGTCATCATAAACTTCTAACTGATCATCAATCCGGGTTTCGACCAAAAAATAGCTGTGTCACAGCCCTACTAGAAGTCATAGAATCAATACGTGAAGGTCTGGACAAGAATCAAGTATCTATATTGGTTCTATTAGATCATTCTAAAGCTTTTGACAGTGTCCACCACCCTACACTTTGCCAAAAACTAGCGAATATGTTTAACTTTTCTGCTATTTCAATCGAACTGATGGAATCATATTTATGCGGCAGATATCAATACACTGTTCAAGGTGATCGATGTTCATCTTGCATTGCGACAGGAAAGGGTGTACCTCAAGGTTCGATACTTGGACCGTTACTATATACAATGTATTCGAATGACCTCCCACAACAAGTGCAACATTCTAACATTAGGATGTATGCAGATGATGTCCAACTGTACGCTTCATGTGATATTACTTTTCTAAATGATtatgtggcaaaaatttctgaTGACCTTAGCAGTATACACCGATGGGCAAAAGGAAATGGATTAAGTCTTAACCCAAAGAAGTCCAAGATGATATTAATACGCAAAC ATCTAACAGAGGACGCAACATATGCCAGATTCCCCATAGATCAACGATATCAGAAAGACAATTTATAA